Proteins encoded in a region of the Streptomyces akebiae genome:
- the rpsQ gene encoding 30S ribosomal protein S17 yields MSENNVTETNTEARGFRKTREGIVVSDKMDKTVVVAVEDRKKHALYGKVIRSTSKLKAHDEQNAAGVGDRVLLMETRPLSATKHWRVVEILEKAK; encoded by the coding sequence ATGAGCGAGAACAACGTGACTGAGACGAACACCGAGGCGCGCGGATTCCGCAAGACCCGTGAGGGCATCGTCGTCAGCGACAAGATGGACAAGACCGTCGTCGTCGCCGTCGAGGACCGCAAGAAGCACGCCCTGTACGGCAAGGTCATCCGCAGCACGAGCAAGCTCAAGGCGCACGACGAGCAGAACGCCGCCGGCGTCGGCGACCGTGTCCTCCTCATGGAGACCCGGCCGCTGTCCGCCACGAAGCACTGGCGCGTCGTCGAGATCCTCGAGAAGGCCAAGTAA
- the rplP gene encoding 50S ribosomal protein L16, translated as MLIPRRVKHRKQHHPKRRGQAKGGTTVAFGEYGIQALTPAYVTNRQIEAARIAMTRHIKRGGKVWINIYPDRPLTKKPAETRMGSGKGSPEWWIANVHPGRVMFELSYPNEKIAREALTRAAHKLPMKCRIVKREAGEA; from the coding sequence ATGCTGATCCCCCGTAGGGTCAAGCACCGCAAGCAGCACCACCCGAAGCGCCGTGGTCAGGCCAAGGGCGGTACGACGGTCGCGTTCGGCGAGTACGGCATTCAGGCCCTCACGCCGGCGTACGTGACCAACCGCCAGATCGAGGCGGCCCGTATCGCGATGACCCGCCACATCAAGCGTGGTGGCAAGGTCTGGATCAACATCTACCCGGACCGCCCGCTCACGAAGAAGCCCGCCGAGACCCGCATGGGTTCCGGTAAGGGTTCGCCGGAGTGGTGGATCGCGAACGTGCACCCGGGCCGGGTCATGTTCGAGCTGTCCTACCCCAACGAGAAGATCGCCCGTGAGGCCCTGACTCGCGCCGCTCACAAGCTGCCGATGAAGTGCCGGATCGTCAAGCGCGAGGCAGGTGAAGCGTGA
- the rpmC gene encoding 50S ribosomal protein L29, with product MSAGTKASELRELGDEELLNKLREAKEELFNLRFQAATGQLENHGRLKAVRKDIARIYTLMRERELGIETVENA from the coding sequence ATGTCGGCCGGTACCAAGGCGTCCGAGCTGCGCGAGCTGGGTGACGAGGAGCTGCTGAACAAGCTCCGCGAAGCCAAGGAAGAACTGTTCAACCTCCGCTTCCAGGCGGCGACCGGACAGCTCGAGAACCATGGCCGTCTGAAGGCGGTCCGCAAGGACATCGCGCGGATCTACACCCTGATGCGCGAGCGTGAGCTGGGCATCGAAACGGTGGAGAACGCCTGA
- the rplN gene encoding 50S ribosomal protein L14 encodes MIQQESRLRVADNTGAKEILCIRVLGGSGRRYAGIGDVIVATVKDAIPGGNVKKGDVVKAVIVRTVKERRRPDGSYIRFDENAAVILKNDGDPRGTRIFGPVGRELREKKFMKIISLAPEVL; translated from the coding sequence GTGATCCAGCAGGAGTCGCGACTGCGTGTCGCCGACAACACTGGTGCGAAGGAAATCCTTTGCATCCGTGTGCTCGGTGGCTCCGGTCGCCGCTACGCGGGCATCGGTGACGTCATCGTCGCCACCGTCAAGGACGCGATCCCCGGTGGCAACGTGAAGAAGGGTGACGTCGTCAAGGCGGTCATCGTTCGCACCGTCAAGGAGCGCCGCCGTCCGGACGGCTCGTACATCCGCTTCGACGAGAACGCCGCCGTCATTCTGAAGAACGACGGCGACCCTCGCGGCACCCGTATCTTCGGCCCCGTCGGCCGTGAGCTGCGCGAGAAGAAGTTCAT
- the rpsC gene encoding 30S ribosomal protein S3: MGQKVNPHGFRLGVTTDFKSRWYADKLYKDYVKEDVAIRRMMTSGMERAGISKVEIERTRDRVRVDIHTARPGIVIGRRGAEADRIRGDLEKLTGKQVQLNILEVKNPETDAQLVAQAVAEQLSSRVSFRRAMRKSMQSAMKAGAKGIKIQCGGRLGGAEMSRSEFYREGRVPLHTLRANVDYGFFEAKTTFGRIGVKVWIYKGDVKNIAEVRAENAAARAGNRPARGGADRPARGGRGGERRGRKPQQAAGAEAPKAEAPASAAPAESTGTEA; the protein is encoded by the coding sequence ATGGGCCAGAAGGTAAACCCGCATGGGTTCCGGCTCGGTGTCACGACCGACTTCAAGTCGCGTTGGTACGCCGACAAGCTGTACAAGGACTACGTCAAGGAAGACGTCGCCATCCGTCGGATGATGACGTCCGGCATGGAGCGCGCCGGCATCTCCAAGGTCGAGATCGAGCGCACCCGTGACCGCGTCCGCGTGGACATCCACACCGCGCGTCCGGGCATCGTCATCGGCCGCCGTGGCGCCGAGGCCGACCGCATCCGCGGTGACCTCGAGAAGCTCACGGGCAAGCAGGTCCAGCTGAACATTCTCGAGGTCAAGAACCCCGAGACGGACGCTCAGCTGGTTGCTCAGGCCGTCGCCGAGCAGCTCTCCTCCCGCGTCTCCTTCCGTCGGGCCATGCGCAAGAGCATGCAGTCCGCCATGAAGGCCGGCGCCAAGGGCATCAAGATCCAGTGCGGTGGCCGCCTCGGTGGCGCCGAGATGTCCCGCTCGGAGTTCTACCGCGAGGGCCGTGTGCCCCTGCACACGCTCCGCGCGAACGTGGACTACGGCTTCTTCGAGGCCAAGACGACCTTCGGCCGCATCGGTGTGAAGGTCTGGATCTACAAGGGCGACGTCAAGAACATCGCCGAGGTCCGCGCCGAGAACGCCGCTGCCCGTGCGGGTAACCGCCCGGCGCGCGGCGGTGCCGACCGCCCGGCCCGTGGTGGCCGCGGTGGCGAGCGGCGCGGTCGCAAGCCGCAGCAGGCTGCCGGCGCCGAGGCCCCCAAGGCCGAGGCTCCCGCGTCCGCCGCTCCGGCTGAGAGCACCGGAACGGAGGCCTGA